From Gimesia panareensis, the proteins below share one genomic window:
- a CDS encoding PEGA domain-containing protein, which translates to MPRFRFASVDVKRGSLFALLLLLAAVQTGCVHRRMTIRSVPSGALVKVDGEEIGYTPVSMDFTYYGTREIILTKDGYETQTVMQKVRTPWYQWMPLDAVSDNLLPFEVTNRHEFTYQLQPKVVVPTEELLNRGNLLRSETQIGQ; encoded by the coding sequence GTGCCGCGATTCAGATTTGCATCGGTTGATGTAAAGCGTGGGTCTCTGTTTGCGCTGTTACTACTGCTGGCAGCGGTGCAGACCGGGTGCGTGCATCGGCGGATGACGATTCGCTCTGTTCCGTCCGGGGCGCTGGTCAAAGTGGATGGGGAAGAAATCGGTTATACGCCGGTCTCGATGGATTTTACCTACTACGGGACCCGCGAGATTATTCTCACCAAGGACGGCTATGAAACGCAGACCGTGATGCAGAAGGTGCGGACGCCCTGGTATCAGTGGATGCCGCTGGATGCGGTGTCGGACAACCTGCTGCCTTTTGAAGTGACGAATCGGCACGAGTTCACTTATCAGCTGCAACCCAAAGTGGTGGTGCCGACCGAAGAGCTGTTGAACCGCGGTAATCTGTTACGCAGCGAAACTCAGATCGGTCAGTGA
- a CDS encoding succinylglutamate desuccinylase/aspartoacylase family protein, whose protein sequence is MTQTPIRTKIDFEQPGTQWSTLNIPFSYNLSGWSQLQIPIATMANGDGPTVLLMAGNHGDEYPGPIAIMKLMKTLQLEQISGRIIFIPAINIPAAKAATRLSPLDGKNLNRCFPGNAEGTVTEIMAHYLTTEIFPRVDVVIDLHTGGRGVYFYPCAHLHLVDDLEQRRRMAQATLAYNTDFAFLYADIAGKGLLPVEAENMGKTVVTTEMGGGEVTPASVHRTTQSGLHNVLIHLKVLQGEEQSRADLGLAPTRWIQALDADDYMFAPESGLFESFVDVGADVSAGQPLGALYFLERPDREPTIIEAPSDGIAIAHRGPTLTSQGDIAFCLAHDVDPAVLKTFE, encoded by the coding sequence ATGACACAAACTCCCATTCGTACGAAGATCGACTTTGAACAGCCCGGTACTCAATGGAGTACGCTCAATATTCCCTTCTCTTACAACTTGAGCGGCTGGTCGCAACTGCAGATTCCCATCGCCACCATGGCCAACGGCGACGGCCCCACCGTGCTCCTCATGGCCGGTAATCACGGAGATGAATATCCCGGCCCCATCGCCATTATGAAACTGATGAAAACCCTGCAGCTGGAACAGATTTCCGGCCGCATTATTTTCATCCCCGCGATCAACATCCCCGCCGCCAAAGCAGCCACGCGACTCTCCCCCCTGGATGGGAAAAACCTCAACCGCTGCTTCCCCGGAAACGCGGAGGGCACCGTCACCGAAATCATGGCCCACTACCTCACCACGGAAATCTTTCCGCGAGTCGATGTCGTCATCGATCTGCACACCGGCGGCCGCGGCGTTTACTTTTATCCCTGTGCCCACTTGCACCTGGTCGATGATCTCGAACAGCGCCGCCGCATGGCTCAGGCCACACTCGCCTACAACACCGATTTCGCATTCCTCTATGCCGATATCGCCGGCAAAGGGCTCCTGCCTGTCGAAGCGGAAAACATGGGAAAAACCGTCGTCACCACTGAAATGGGCGGCGGCGAAGTGACTCCGGCCAGCGTGCACCGCACCACGCAGTCCGGTTTGCACAATGTCCTGATTCACCTCAAAGTCCTGCAGGGAGAAGAACAGAGCCGCGCCGACCTGGGCCTGGCTCCCACCCGCTGGATCCAGGCACTCGACGCCGACGACTATATGTTTGCCCCCGAGTCCGGCCTGTTTGAAAGTTTCGTCGATGTCGGAGCCGACGTCTCAGCAGGACAGCCCCTGGGAGCACTCTACTTCCTCGAACGCCCGGACCGCGAACCGACGATCATCGAAGCCCCCTCGGATGGTATCGCGATCGCCCATCGCGGGCCAACCTTAACCAGCCAGGGAGACATCGCCTTCTGCCTGGCGCATGATGTGGATCCTGCCGTCCTGAAAACATTCGAATAA
- a CDS encoding DUF1501 domain-containing protein has translation MHQFSHNPFLTRREMLTRSGMGMGMLALADLTSQESLQAAKQTASVTRHHPARAKQVVHLFMNGGPSHVDTFDPKPLLKKFHGKPLPNPNLPTERKTAGALGSPFQFHKFGESGIEVSELFQKTATHIDDMCVIRSMHSDIPNHEPSLLLMNCGDNALPRPSFGSWVNYGLGTLNENLPGFVVLCPNGFPVVGPKNWRSAFLPGSFQGTHLDTKETDVTRLIENINNPQTPERQRRQLDLLQQFNQRHLAQRGHDPLLEARIQSFELAYRMQFAASDVLDLSKEPKHIHEMYGDGLQGRQLLMTRRLLEQGVRFIQVWHSGGQEWDHHSGIEKNLKRLCGQWDQPIAAFLQDLKQRGMLDSTLVLWGGEFGRTPVAELPAMNGRDHNHYGFSMWMAGGGVRGGYVHGATDETGFAAAENKVHVHDLHATMLHLLGIDHERLTYRYAGRDFRLTDVHGRVVKEIIS, from the coding sequence ATGCATCAGTTCAGCCACAACCCGTTTCTGACAAGACGCGAAATGCTGACCCGCTCCGGCATGGGGATGGGTATGCTCGCCCTCGCTGATCTGACCTCTCAGGAAAGCCTGCAGGCAGCAAAGCAGACCGCCTCCGTCACCCGCCACCATCCTGCCCGGGCCAAACAGGTCGTGCATCTGTTTATGAACGGCGGCCCCTCCCACGTCGATACCTTCGACCCCAAGCCGCTGTTGAAGAAATTTCATGGCAAGCCACTGCCCAACCCTAATCTACCCACGGAACGCAAAACCGCCGGCGCACTGGGTTCTCCCTTCCAGTTTCACAAATTTGGCGAATCCGGCATCGAAGTCAGTGAACTGTTCCAGAAAACAGCCACCCATATCGACGACATGTGTGTCATCCGTTCCATGCACTCCGACATCCCCAATCATGAGCCTTCACTGTTACTCATGAACTGCGGCGACAACGCCCTGCCCCGTCCCAGTTTTGGCTCCTGGGTCAATTACGGTCTGGGAACGCTCAATGAAAATCTGCCCGGCTTCGTCGTGCTCTGCCCCAACGGCTTTCCAGTCGTCGGCCCCAAAAACTGGCGATCTGCTTTTCTGCCGGGTTCATTTCAGGGAACCCATCTGGACACCAAAGAGACTGACGTCACCCGCCTGATCGAAAACATCAACAACCCACAAACTCCAGAACGCCAGAGACGTCAACTCGACCTGCTGCAGCAGTTCAACCAGCGGCACCTCGCACAACGCGGACACGATCCCCTGCTCGAAGCCCGCATCCAATCCTTCGAACTCGCTTATCGCATGCAGTTCGCTGCTTCCGATGTCCTTGATCTTTCCAAAGAACCGAAACACATCCACGAAATGTATGGCGACGGTCTCCAGGGTCGCCAGTTATTGATGACACGCCGCCTGCTCGAACAGGGAGTCCGTTTCATCCAGGTCTGGCACAGCGGCGGACAGGAATGGGATCATCACAGTGGTATCGAAAAAAATCTGAAACGCCTCTGTGGGCAGTGGGACCAGCCCATCGCCGCATTCCTGCAGGACCTCAAACAGCGGGGCATGCTCGATTCCACACTCGTACTCTGGGGAGGCGAATTCGGCCGTACCCCGGTCGCGGAGCTCCCCGCGATGAATGGACGCGATCACAATCACTACGGCTTCAGCATGTGGATGGCCGGCGGTGGCGTCCGAGGAGGCTACGTACATGGCGCTACCGATGAAACCGGCTTCGCGGCCGCTGAAAATAAAGTCCACGTGCACGACCTGCACGCCACCATGCTGCACCTGCTCGGCATTGATCACGAACGGCTCACTTATCGCTATGCGGGTCGCGACTTCCGTCTGACTGACGTGCACGGTCGCGTCGTCAAAGAAATTATCTCATAA
- a CDS encoding sodium:solute symporter family transporter — protein MTGLDWFIVFLLNGAVIAFGFYLARSTKSSSDWFLGGRSLPWWGLGLSIFATSVDNADAVSLTGYAFNHGMHIITAFTLASVCGAVLASFVVVPVLYRGGFYTNAEYLETRFGKSIRVFSALIQIQYRTSMLGLMIWSIYLMLQGLLDFTPTQCWTLITLLVIFTAAYTTWGGLTSVVWTDALQSLIMMAGGITIFYAVWSATGGWSTMIDKLSQSTDAGGQPLSNWLHIGQFQDPKSTSPYLIVMGWTIIGMGYYTVNHTQTMRLMGARSLWDMKMAALFGCLLIMPIMIGTTLMGVMGRVLVPEFTPQDADRLLPHFANQYLAPGFKGLVVAGILSAAISTFDSIGSALSALFTRDIYARWIKTDATEAHYLKTTRWATIGILLMGFLYIPFIARYDNMIQAFRTLIPVFVTPLFTVYIVGVLTRVPRQSGLVGLCAGSLYGLIGFIDRVLVDEPLFSPWLTEVWYAFPCSMIITTLAMLAAALKWGWLKPEQQQEQQTPPAPEKHDWLSESRQELLAVKESPFNKPVPQYLNPNWYAIVLIAFSCWVIFGLFW, from the coding sequence ATGACAGGTCTGGACTGGTTCATTGTCTTTTTACTGAATGGCGCGGTGATCGCCTTTGGCTTTTACCTCGCCCGCAGTACGAAATCCAGCAGCGACTGGTTCCTCGGCGGACGCTCGCTCCCCTGGTGGGGGCTGGGTCTCTCGATTTTTGCCACCAGTGTTGACAACGCCGACGCTGTCTCCCTGACGGGATACGCCTTTAACCACGGCATGCATATCATCACCGCTTTCACCCTTGCCAGTGTCTGCGGTGCGGTCCTGGCCTCGTTCGTCGTGGTCCCGGTCCTCTATCGAGGCGGCTTCTACACCAACGCCGAATACCTGGAAACCCGCTTCGGCAAATCCATCCGCGTCTTCAGCGCCCTGATTCAGATCCAGTACCGCACCAGTATGCTCGGTCTGATGATCTGGTCTATTTATCTCATGCTGCAGGGCCTCCTTGATTTCACTCCCACGCAATGCTGGACGCTCATCACGCTGCTGGTCATCTTCACCGCCGCCTATACCACCTGGGGGGGGCTCACATCCGTCGTCTGGACCGACGCCCTCCAGAGTCTGATCATGATGGCTGGCGGCATTACCATTTTCTACGCCGTCTGGTCCGCCACCGGGGGCTGGTCAACAATGATCGACAAACTCTCGCAGTCCACCGACGCCGGCGGACAACCGCTAAGCAACTGGCTGCACATCGGCCAGTTCCAGGATCCCAAATCCACCTCCCCCTATCTGATCGTCATGGGCTGGACCATCATCGGCATGGGTTATTACACCGTCAATCACACGCAAACCATGCGGCTCATGGGAGCCCGCTCACTCTGGGACATGAAAATGGCCGCCCTCTTCGGCTGCCTGTTGATCATGCCCATCATGATCGGCACCACCCTGATGGGAGTCATGGGCCGCGTCCTGGTTCCTGAATTCACGCCTCAAGATGCCGATCGGTTATTGCCTCATTTCGCCAACCAGTATCTCGCTCCCGGATTCAAAGGACTCGTCGTCGCGGGTATTCTTTCCGCTGCCATCAGCACTTTCGATTCCATCGGCTCCGCCCTCTCGGCTCTGTTCACCCGCGATATTTATGCACGCTGGATTAAAACCGATGCCACGGAAGCGCATTACCTGAAAACCACCCGCTGGGCAACCATCGGCATTCTGTTGATGGGCTTCCTCTACATCCCCTTCATTGCCCGTTACGACAACATGATCCAGGCCTTCCGCACATTGATTCCTGTGTTTGTCACGCCATTATTTACCGTTTATATTGTAGGCGTTCTGACCCGCGTCCCGCGTCAGAGTGGTCTGGTCGGACTCTGCGCCGGCTCCCTGTACGGACTGATTGGCTTCATCGACCGCGTCCTGGTCGACGAACCGCTGTTCAGCCCCTGGTTGACGGAAGTCTGGTACGCCTTCCCCTGCTCGATGATCATCACGACACTCGCCATGCTCGCCGCCGCCCTCAAATGGGGCTGGTTGAAACCGGAACAACAGCAGGAACAGCAGACACCACCCGCTCCGGAAAAACACGACTGGCTCTCCGAAAGCCGTCAGGAACTGCTCGCCGTCAAAGAATCTCCCTTTAATAAGCCGGTTCCTCAATACCTCAACCCCAACTGGTACGCGATTGTTTTAATCGCCTTCTCCTGCTGGGTCATATTTGGACTCTTCTGGTAA
- a CDS encoding alpha/beta hydrolase family protein → MQHCFRLSWFPLLIALLVHPGHAADPPQQKPAALDIEFKANCDQTTQRYVLLLPEQFSPKEPHSLLIALHGHGSDRWQFVKDPRGECRAARDIAVKYNLIYVSPDYRARTSWMGPQAESDLQQIIEELKSKYQIDQVFLCGGSMGGSSSLTFAALHPELIAGVAAMNPTANHLEYNNFQQAIQASFGGTKQQIPAEYKKRSAEYWPEKLTMPLSISLGGKDTSVPPDSARRLINILKQLNREVLLIDRPHEGHKTSYDDSRAILEFIIQRATSKNEKPAQ, encoded by the coding sequence ATGCAACACTGCTTCAGATTATCGTGGTTCCCCCTGCTGATCGCCTTGTTAGTCCATCCGGGCCATGCCGCTGATCCGCCACAACAGAAACCAGCGGCCCTCGATATTGAATTCAAAGCAAACTGCGATCAGACGACACAACGCTACGTCCTGCTGCTGCCAGAACAGTTCTCGCCGAAAGAACCCCACTCGCTGCTCATCGCCCTGCACGGACACGGTTCCGACCGCTGGCAGTTCGTCAAAGATCCGCGGGGTGAATGCCGGGCGGCTCGCGATATCGCCGTCAAGTATAACCTGATCTACGTCTCCCCCGATTACAGAGCCCGCACCTCCTGGATGGGCCCCCAGGCAGAATCCGACCTGCAACAGATCATCGAGGAACTGAAGTCGAAATATCAAATCGACCAGGTCTTCCTCTGTGGCGGATCGATGGGAGGCTCGTCCAGTCTGACCTTTGCCGCCCTGCATCCAGAACTCATCGCCGGCGTCGCCGCCATGAACCCCACCGCCAACCATCTGGAGTACAACAATTTTCAGCAAGCTATCCAGGCCTCCTTCGGTGGTACCAAACAGCAGATCCCCGCAGAATACAAAAAACGGAGTGCCGAATATTGGCCCGAAAAACTGACGATGCCCCTCAGCATCTCACTCGGCGGGAAAGACACCAGCGTTCCCCCGGACAGTGCCCGCCGACTGATCAATATCTTGAAACAACTAAACCGAGAGGTCCTGCTGATCGACCGTCCGCACGAAGGCCACAAGACCAGCTATGATGACAGCCGCGCGATCCTGGAATTCATCATCCAGCGGGCCACTAGCAAGAATGAGAAACCGGCGCAATAA
- a CDS encoding GntR family transcriptional regulator: protein MNDLQLVRGLGEQIVERLREDIFAGRIAEGDRLREADLAKRFSVSRGPIREAIQQLTWEGVLETDRNKGAMVATSAPDEITELIIPLRCTIEKYAVRLFFDQLTEEDFQIWDQILLKMKHACEARDFALISEHDIAFHRALVTRSHSPDLLAIWSAIVSRVRRHFRESHLNYANPLQIYEEHLPIIEALRNQSLADALQVIENHIE, encoded by the coding sequence ATGAATGATCTACAGTTAGTCCGAGGTCTGGGCGAGCAAATTGTGGAACGGCTCAGAGAAGATATTTTTGCCGGCCGAATTGCAGAGGGGGATCGACTTCGAGAAGCCGATCTGGCCAAACGCTTCTCTGTCAGTCGCGGCCCCATTCGCGAAGCCATCCAGCAACTGACCTGGGAAGGCGTTCTGGAAACGGATCGCAATAAAGGTGCTATGGTGGCGACGTCGGCCCCCGATGAAATCACCGAATTGATTATCCCCCTGCGCTGCACCATCGAAAAATATGCGGTACGACTCTTCTTTGATCAACTGACCGAAGAAGATTTCCAGATCTGGGATCAGATTCTGCTCAAAATGAAACACGCATGTGAAGCCAGAGACTTCGCCCTGATTTCCGAACACGATATCGCCTTCCACCGGGCTCTGGTCACTCGCTCTCACTCCCCCGACCTGCTGGCGATCTGGTCCGCGATTGTTTCGCGCGTCAGGCGACATTTCCGTGAATCGCATTTGAACTACGCCAATCCATTGCAGATTTACGAGGAACATCTCCCGATCATCGAAGCTTTGAGAAACCAGAGTCTGGCAGACGCGCTGCAAGTCATCGAAAATCATATTGAGTAA
- a CDS encoding PSD1 and planctomycete cytochrome C domain-containing protein, translated as MMNPYLHVYQLGLLICLLLPAGHQQGYAEPGNPQQHQAERVRFFEQHVRPLLLKHCIECHGPQKQFAELRLDAREHLLKGGESGPAIVVNQPKESLLLSAVKRESLEMPPEQPLTPQEIEVLTTWIEQGAVWPEAARLSDSKSTDFSRHWSFQPIQNSPRPAVINTSWPQNDIDYYILARLEAEQLSPSPPATPATLLKRMYWDLNGLLPAYSEIESFSKSFSPTVSQATVDKLLDSPHYGERWGRHWLDLARYADTKGYVFFEKPTFHNAFTYRDYVIDSFNQDKPFNQFVLEQLAADYLTDELPHETLAALGFITVGPRFKNDTHDIISDRIDVVTRGFLGLTVGCARCHDHKYDPISIEDYYSLYGVFRNSLQPIDLPFRNQGPLSPQLAEQAQKIQQTAQELNQLYQQKHHKVLEDTHQRLAEYLTMAQSQRNGPDTVKFDVIVDGDDLNPEVLLLWQEFLDLSEKNAEPVFSLWHKLAKIPAADFQPQALKLLLHSVQNQKTSPTERLIADYLLKQNPQTFEDVIRGYASLFKQIDQAWETRTVTATRPGQQKNSQPFPAAQTDVLNAFFSPHSPLVMPLHGYTVLRLFPDRKQQEKVKQLNAALDQARATAPAELAQMLALQDAEQIIEPRVFRRGNPGTPAQAVPRRYLHFFDQLSADPFTQGSGRLELAQAIISPENPLTARVIVNRVWQHHFGQGLVSTPSDFGIQGAKPSHPELLDHLARWFMQHGWSIKQLHHYIMSSATYQQQSRSNVAGEKRDPANKLLWRMNRRRQDFETMRDTLLQVSHQLDLAVGGKSVRGIAATANKRRTLYTFIDRQNVPGLLRTFDFPSPDVSSGARNSTSVPGQSLFLMNHPLVLNAARILGEQAHKSPDPQTGIRQLFQSILQREPTPDELQAMQQYLESDQVESPSAPEIAEWEYGYGAYDEKTQTLSGFKPLPYWNGKQYQGGNQLPDPKIGWVFLDNTGGHPGNDMQHVAVIRWRAPETMTVSLHGKLAHELPQGNGVRGRVLVAGKKVLGPWTIHQKSVDTNLEKIQLKQGQTIDFVVDIAGQLGFDSFVWSPEIKTQSLALTATSGEKPEQTPERQWNYSRDFRKPEPVRITPWQSLAQILLLSNEFQFID; from the coding sequence ATGATGAATCCGTATTTACATGTGTATCAACTGGGACTGCTGATCTGCCTGCTTTTACCAGCAGGTCACCAGCAGGGATACGCAGAACCGGGAAACCCGCAGCAGCACCAGGCGGAGCGCGTTCGATTTTTTGAACAACACGTGCGTCCCCTGCTCCTCAAACATTGCATTGAATGCCATGGCCCCCAAAAACAGTTTGCAGAACTCCGACTGGATGCACGCGAACATCTGCTGAAGGGGGGCGAGAGTGGACCGGCCATTGTGGTAAACCAGCCCAAAGAAAGTCTGCTGCTCTCAGCCGTCAAACGTGAGTCGCTGGAAATGCCCCCTGAGCAACCACTCACACCGCAGGAAATTGAGGTACTGACCACCTGGATCGAGCAGGGAGCCGTCTGGCCGGAAGCTGCCAGGTTGTCGGACTCCAAATCAACTGACTTCTCCCGGCACTGGTCTTTTCAACCCATTCAAAACTCACCGCGACCTGCCGTCATAAACACCAGCTGGCCTCAGAACGACATCGATTATTACATCCTCGCCCGGCTCGAAGCGGAACAGCTTTCCCCCTCTCCACCCGCCACTCCCGCTACCCTCTTGAAACGCATGTACTGGGATCTGAACGGTCTGCTCCCCGCTTACAGTGAGATCGAATCATTTTCAAAATCCTTCAGCCCCACTGTATCGCAAGCCACAGTCGACAAATTACTGGACTCTCCCCATTACGGCGAACGCTGGGGCAGACACTGGCTCGATCTCGCCCGCTATGCAGATACCAAAGGTTATGTCTTTTTTGAAAAGCCCACCTTTCACAATGCATTCACCTACCGTGACTATGTCATCGACAGCTTCAATCAGGATAAGCCATTCAACCAGTTTGTTCTCGAACAACTGGCGGCAGACTATCTGACCGATGAGCTGCCACACGAAACATTAGCGGCCCTCGGTTTCATCACCGTCGGTCCTCGCTTCAAAAACGACACCCACGATATTATTTCGGACCGCATCGACGTCGTTACCCGCGGTTTTCTCGGGCTGACCGTCGGCTGTGCCCGCTGTCACGATCATAAATATGACCCGATCAGCATTGAAGACTATTACTCGCTCTACGGCGTCTTTCGAAATTCACTGCAGCCCATCGATCTCCCCTTCCGCAATCAGGGTCCTCTGTCGCCCCAACTGGCCGAACAGGCGCAAAAGATTCAGCAGACAGCGCAGGAACTGAATCAGCTCTATCAGCAGAAACATCACAAAGTTCTCGAGGATACACATCAGCGACTTGCCGAATACCTGACCATGGCCCAGTCACAGAGAAACGGACCGGACACCGTCAAGTTTGACGTGATTGTCGACGGCGATGATCTCAATCCCGAAGTCCTGCTGCTCTGGCAGGAATTCCTGGACCTTTCCGAGAAAAATGCGGAGCCCGTTTTCTCACTCTGGCACAAACTCGCAAAAATTCCTGCCGCCGACTTTCAGCCTCAAGCCCTGAAATTGCTGCTGCACTCAGTCCAGAACCAGAAAACCAGTCCAACGGAACGCCTGATCGCAGACTACCTGCTGAAACAGAACCCGCAAACATTCGAAGATGTCATTCGCGGCTATGCATCGCTGTTCAAACAGATTGACCAGGCATGGGAAACGCGAACCGTGACGGCCACCAGACCGGGTCAGCAGAAAAACTCCCAGCCCTTTCCTGCAGCCCAAACAGACGTTTTGAATGCATTCTTCAGCCCGCACTCCCCGCTGGTCATGCCCCTGCATGGCTATACGGTACTGCGTCTCTTCCCGGATCGAAAACAGCAGGAGAAAGTCAAACAGCTGAATGCCGCCCTCGATCAGGCCCGCGCCACAGCGCCCGCGGAACTGGCACAGATGCTCGCACTTCAGGATGCAGAACAGATCATCGAACCCCGCGTCTTCAGGCGCGGCAACCCCGGGACGCCAGCCCAGGCAGTCCCCCGCCGCTATCTGCACTTTTTTGATCAGCTCTCAGCAGACCCTTTCACGCAAGGCAGCGGGAGACTTGAACTGGCCCAGGCCATCATTTCTCCAGAGAATCCGTTGACCGCCCGCGTGATCGTCAATCGTGTCTGGCAGCATCATTTCGGACAGGGTCTCGTCTCCACTCCCAGTGATTTCGGTATCCAGGGCGCTAAACCCAGCCACCCCGAACTGCTCGATCACCTGGCCCGCTGGTTCATGCAGCACGGCTGGTCCATCAAACAACTCCACCACTATATCATGTCCTCTGCCACGTATCAGCAGCAGAGTCGCTCCAACGTTGCTGGCGAGAAACGAGATCCCGCCAACAAACTTCTCTGGCGCATGAATCGCAGACGCCAGGATTTCGAAACGATGCGCGATACCCTGCTGCAGGTCAGCCACCAACTCGATCTGGCTGTGGGAGGCAAATCCGTCCGAGGCATCGCAGCCACTGCCAACAAACGCAGAACCTTATACACGTTCATCGATCGTCAGAACGTTCCCGGGCTGCTCCGTACCTTTGACTTCCCTTCTCCGGATGTCAGTAGCGGTGCGCGGAATTCCACCTCGGTCCCCGGGCAGTCCCTGTTCCTCATGAACCACCCCCTCGTACTGAATGCCGCCCGCATTCTGGGAGAACAGGCACACAAGTCACCAGATCCCCAGACAGGCATCCGGCAGCTGTTTCAGTCTATCCTGCAGCGCGAGCCGACTCCCGATGAATTACAGGCCATGCAGCAATATCTGGAATCAGATCAGGTCGAATCCCCTTCAGCACCTGAGATTGCAGAATGGGAATACGGCTACGGAGCCTACGACGAAAAAACACAAACCTTATCCGGTTTCAAACCACTTCCCTACTGGAATGGAAAACAGTATCAGGGCGGAAACCAGCTCCCCGATCCCAAAATCGGCTGGGTCTTTTTAGACAACACGGGCGGCCATCCTGGGAATGACATGCAGCATGTCGCCGTCATCCGCTGGCGGGCTCCTGAAACGATGACCGTCTCCCTGCACGGCAAACTGGCCCATGAACTCCCCCAGGGAAATGGAGTCCGGGGCCGCGTGCTCGTCGCTGGTAAAAAAGTACTCGGTCCCTGGACAATTCACCAGAAATCGGTCGACACTAACCTTGAGAAGATCCAGCTCAAACAAGGCCAGACCATTGATTTCGTGGTCGACATTGCCGGACAGCTCGGCTTCGACTCCTTTGTCTGGTCTCCCGAAATTAAAACACAATCGTTGGCGCTCACGGCTACCTCCGGTGAAAAACCAGAGCAGACACCAGAACGCCAGTGGAACTACTCCCGGGATTTCAGAAAACCGGAACCGGTCCGAATTACCCCCTGGCAGAGCCTGGCACAGATTCTTCTGTTATCCAACGAATTTCAGTTTATCGATTAA
- a CDS encoding mandelate racemase/muconate lactonizing enzyme family protein has protein sequence MKIEQIVCQILRSGSVTNKTASCQDSVLVRIKTDNGLEGIGEADSSPEVVKAIIDAPYSHNVACGLRELLIGENPLETERLWQKMYRHTMYFGRTGVTITAMAAIDMALWDLKGKHFGEPIHRLLGGAHHSEFRAYASILFGKDGQETCDIAQRWIENGYTAVKFGWEPMGESEALDIELVAGAREGMGDGTLLIDAGCVWDARTALQRANAFADYNIGWLEEPLFPHDVAGYAWLKDRSPVPIAAGEEECGRESFGPYLEQRALDVYQIDLARNGFTEASYLKQRVSDIGARPCNHCYTSPITVAASLHWLATCKDAFIFEDCVEDEPIRNELTHEKVQAENGIIQVPDRPGLGVTLNEEFVAAHIVSESK, from the coding sequence ATGAAAATCGAACAAATCGTCTGCCAGATCCTCCGCTCGGGTTCCGTCACCAATAAAACCGCCAGCTGCCAGGATTCGGTTCTGGTCCGTATCAAAACCGATAACGGTCTGGAAGGGATCGGCGAAGCGGACTCCTCCCCCGAAGTGGTCAAAGCCATCATCGACGCCCCTTACAGCCACAACGTGGCCTGCGGATTAAGAGAGCTCCTGATCGGCGAAAACCCGCTGGAAACAGAACGCCTCTGGCAGAAAATGTATCGCCACACCATGTACTTCGGCCGCACCGGCGTCACCATCACTGCGATGGCCGCGATCGACATGGCTCTCTGGGACCTCAAAGGCAAACACTTCGGCGAACCGATCCATCGCCTACTCGGCGGCGCTCATCACAGTGAATTCCGCGCCTACGCTTCAATCCTGTTCGGTAAAGATGGCCAGGAAACCTGCGACATCGCCCAACGCTGGATCGAAAACGGTTACACCGCCGTCAAGTTCGGCTGGGAACCGATGGGAGAGTCGGAAGCACTCGACATCGAACTGGTGGCGGGAGCCCGCGAAGGCATGGGAGACGGCACTCTGCTCATCGATGCCGGCTGTGTCTGGGATGCCAGAACCGCCCTGCAGCGGGCCAACGCTTTCGCCGATTACAATATCGGCTGGCTCGAAGAACCGCTCTTCCCTCACGATGTCGCCGGTTATGCCTGGCTCAAAGATCGCTCCCCCGTTCCCATCGCTGCCGGCGAAGAAGAATGCGGACGCGAATCCTTCGGCCCCTATCTTGAACAGCGGGCCCTCGATGTCTATCAGATCGACCTCGCCCGTAACGGCTTCACCGAAGCCTCCTATCTGAAACAGCGGGTTTCCGATATTGGTGCCCGGCCCTGCAATCACTGTTACACCAGCCCCATCACTGTTGCCGCCTCGCTGCACTGGCTGGCCACCTGCAAAGATGCCTTCATCTTTGAAGACTGCGTCGAAGACGAACCGATCCGTAATGAACTGACCCACGAAAAGGTCCAGGCCGAAAACGGCATCATTCAGGTTCCCGATCGACCGGGGCTCGGCGTCACGCTTAACGAAGAATTCGTCGCCGCTCATATTGTATCAGAATCTAAATAG